Genomic segment of Arachis hypogaea cultivar Tifrunner chromosome 11, arahy.Tifrunner.gnm2.J5K5, whole genome shotgun sequence:
ATTGAAGAAAAGATGCTTAAATAAGTTTTTGGTTCCTATAAAATTTAAAGGTCTCTAATTAGTTTGTTCTGATAAGAGTTGACGTGATAGGTTAAATGCTGACCTGACGAGCTAAAATGTTGACGGACATGACATGTCACATCAACATTTAACCAGTCACCTCAATACTTGATGGAACAAACTAATGATAGAGACTAAAATGGAGCTTTTAAGTTTTATTGGaccaaaaccaaaagaaaatattttaggaCCCAAAGAAATAGAGTGGTTTCTTCAGTAGCCCTTCAATTTAAGCGATTTAAAGCCCCTCTTATGTCACCCAATTAGATTTAAATATAGTCATTGTTAAAATCTTTTTGTAACAATTCTTTTCCAAAATCtcaaaaagaaacaagaaaagggTCCTAAATGCCGAACATCAAGCCTATTTGATTATTCTTATTCCCAAACAGTGAACATTTCTTTTGCCACTAATTCTTCGTAACAAGAGCctaaaatttttaaagtcataACAATTTCAACTAAATTCACAAACCCAAATTTGCCAATCTCAGCAAGAACACTCACCAGCCATAACACCATCACCATCACAGCCTAAACCGACAAACCCTAATTTCCCCATTCATTGCACCTTCAATAAAGGCCTCACAACCAGAACACCACCTAAACAAATTAGGTGCTTGATATATTATACAATTTTAATTAACAGATTGGATAACATCCAAATTTCATTCATCATTGAATGTCAAGATATGATTAAACCCTTCAAAGTAATTAGAATGTCACAAAGTTTAGTTTTTCCCTTCTGCTGATTCAATATATTGAGACTGTTACCTTGTGTAGAAGACcccaaaaaagcaaaaaaaatctaGATCAGTGTCCTAGCTGCAATGGTAATTCAGTGGAGATTGAGAATTTAATGGTTAAGGCTCTtgagtttttagtttttttaaagagATCGAAGAGAAACATTGTAAAAAAATTGTGTAGTATTGATATATAATTGTTCAAATGCACAATTAGTTACCACATTTTCAGATGTAGTTGGGTAACATAAGAAGAGTTTCAAACCTCCTTAATTGAAAGGATCAAAGGGTACCCAGGAAAGAACCAAAAATACAAGTAAATCATTATCGTTCGCATATCGAGCAAGCATGTTACAACTTTAAGGGCATAAAACAGTGGAAAAAGAAATATACAAAGGAGGCAAGGAAGCATCAGCGCAAAACATTTGAATAAAACCATCCAAGCAAGGCGGGTCAATATTTAGGAGAGGGAGAAGGGTGTTGGGAAAGAATATAACAACCTAGgtgatttcaatttttatttcccACTATCGTTTtcagaattttgaaaagaaaaaaaattgataacaGTAAAAACAATAATCTTGTTTTTTACATGTGTTTTCAGTTTTTTCCTTAACAAAATACTGGAAACAGAATGACTAAAAATGATAAACAAAATCAAACAAGTTCTAAACTTATTGAATATATATCAATTATTGACCAGAATTAGCAGCCAAGCTTTGAGCTATATCAACAAAGATATAGCCTAAGAGAAGAtgaaaagataattaattataaacaaCCATCACATAAATTGCATGCAAAACTAGTGTCATTGTCACAACAAAAATCATCGTCTACCCAAGGAACAAACCTGGTCAGAAAGATATGCAGCATATGATCGATCTCCTTTGGCATATGCTGTTGAAGCCTGCAAAAAATGTCACACCACCTTTCATGTTCTCATCCTCAAATCTCAATAGTAACAGGCTTTTGGAGATCAGAAATTTAAATACATCGAAGTAAGAGGCAGTCTGAAAACTTACTTTCTGAAAATAAGATTTCACAGAATCCCAATGCTGCTTTGCACCTTCTCTAAACACATGATATTCAGCCCCTTTAGCTATATAGCAggaaaattaaagtaaatgatTTATTATGATTTGACAGCATAACTAAAATGATCAAATTTAGACATTCGTTTGAGAAAGTTAATACACAAGACTAAACAAACAGGAAGATATAACTAAAAGCAAACTAAATGTTAGTGAGATCAATAGAACCACAAGATATAATAAAATGGAACCACAAGGCACAAACCACTGGATAGTATTTAAGAGGCAATAGATGTAAGCATAAGTATTTCAAATTAAGTACCAAAAGTAGGTTGCTGAGATTCTGAAACATGTGGAGAAACATCAAACTCAGGTCCCAAAGACTGCATTTTCTTTACTACATTTCTCCAATTCATGGTGCCTTTGTCATGTTCAGAGCTTTTGGGAATGTTAAATAACGACTCCAACACCTTTTGAGGAAGTTCTGACTTTGTAATTCCTGGGCTAATATGAGAATTAGCTTTAGAACTAGTGAGGGCGTCCGCATAATTCCTAAAACCAAGAAACAACTATGCTAGTGGAGTTAGGTTCCAAATACTATGATCCTTTTATTAAAGACAGTTGATATTCAAACAAACAGGCCAtgcaaaattaaaaacttttatatTAATGTCATTTCTATGAAATCAAAAGCACGTACATGTTTAAATTTATTATGGCGTGTATATCTGGTCAGAACTCATTTTACTACGGAGCCAAGCTAGAGCCTAGAGCTAATAGTATAGCACAGTTTCAAGATTGAATGTGacagtttaatttaattatacaaGGGGTTGAGCTTAATACCATTTGGCTCATGTAGCTTGAATAGAACAATGACTAAGATGATTCTAATTGATTCCCACATTACTGAGGATTTCAACATGACAATATCCATTGATTTCTATGGAGTCACTTCTTTGAAACTTAAAGGATGCAAATGTTTATGTAAAATGCAATCTAAATATTTTTGCACCAAAACATTCATATTTCATAGACAAAATTCAATTTGTAACTTCTAATTCCACCATCCATAACTCTGATTTTTCCCGCAGAGATTGGTAGGGATAACACAACTATGACCAAAACAGTTAGATTTATTACATCCATGGCTATTAGAACCTTTATCAAGCAGTTTCCTTTTGGGGGATccccgggttttttttttttggggagagggggggggggggagatgaGAATGCAAATAGACAAATCCATAAGTTGTAGATAATGGTGGACTATGACTTGGTAGAAAAACAAATGCATCAATATAATTTACCTGTTAAAAGATCCCAGAGACCAAAATTGATCAGAAACTTCACTTTCTGATGAAAGAGATGTGCACTCTGATCTCCTATCTATCAACTGTGACAAAATTtgtcaatgaatgaatgaatacaATGTACCATAAGGTAGGATACACAGTGAACAAGTTAGAAAACGATATTCTTAAAGGTATAATTCCAGTAAATAAAGTCGTATATTGTCACTCACATTGTCCTTGTGGCCAACAAGGAACCTCATGTCATAAATATTGTCATTGTCATTGTCATTCCTCGGTTGCTCATTCATGGatgcagttaaatcaagcaaTACATCCAATGCCTAGAAAATCATTTAAACAGTAAGTAATATAaaaacaaacataaaattttattgattattatagcactccaaaaattaatatatagatGCAAAAGAAGTTACCGCAACTTCAGTGCTATCCATTTGAATTAAATGTGTTGATGAAAATAGAAGTATAATATGAACAGATACACCAAATAACCAATTGAAACTGAATATTTCTCGCTCAATCCAGCATCCAATGCAAGAATAAAcaataaaaaggagagaattaaAACAGAAATATCGCATCTATATGTTCATACAGATTCTCCTTTAATCTGAGATAATAAGCAAAGTCAAGATTTtaatatgaataagaaaaaaagtaatttaaaatTTGGGTTCCTCTACAGCCCCCAATTTGGTGGAATATAACACAGGATGAAGAGTGGTTTCAGGGTTGATCAAACCCTTCTATACCTCTGATCCGTTGCTGCTTtaagaaccaaaaaaaaaacagaaaaacaaaacaaGAGCACCTCTAAACCCTGCCCATCCCCCTCAAAATGGAACTTGCAAGCATGATACAGATAAATAGGAGACATAATCCCTCAAAGAATCAGGGACAACCATCGTGGTCTAAATATGTGCACACTTACCATGAAAAAACAGCAAACgagaatgattttaaatgaagTCCAATTTCAGATTGTCATCGTACCTTTTCAATATCATATCCACATTGACCTGCAAGTGGGCAAAATGCTACAAGGTCAAGAGTTAAATTTACAACAGCATAAACAATAAgcatctatattttattttatgcgaAACTTTCAAAAACTATTTGAGGTAACCCCAACAAAAACACCAACAACAAACAATGATAAAATAGATGAAAATTTAGAAACAACCGTTAAAGTTACAATATTGAGCAGACACAACCATGGAACTACAATGATAGCTATTAAATCGTCAGCAAGCTGTTAATactaaaaacaaaatcttttggATCCAGGAACATTCAATGTCAACTACATATAGAGGAATGCATAACATTTGATAACAGCAAAATAGGAAATAGAATGAGttacccaaaataaaaaaaaagaaataaataaaacatcaaaaaaagaaaataaatacgctgaaaataaaaaatcacaaataaataaaacaatttactCACAGAAAACATCCCTAACAACACCTAAGTTAAGGTCAGAATCATTCCCAAGCATTGAACAAAGGAACTGTTCTGCCTTGTCCTTATCAACAACACCGTTATTCTCAAACcctttgttcttatttttgttCCTCCTCACATATTCCTTCCCTATAACCGTCGAAACCGTTCCAGTAGCCGCAATCACCTTCTTCTTCTGTCTACTATTTCCCTTGAAGCACCCCACATCTTCACCATAACCTACATCCACAAAACCTTCGGAGGAACCGTAAGTTGAACCCAAATCGGAAACACCACCACCGCCACCGGAGGACGAAGACGAAGTTGATGAAGAGCACACCGAAGAAGGATCATACACCAAACCCTTCTTCCTTAAGATCTCCGAAGCCCTTTCGGGATCTTCCTCCATGGATGATAAATTGAAAGAGTTAACGAGATCGTCCAAAACGGTGATCTGGTTGCCCTCTGGTTCTTGTGGCTGTTCCTCTTCTTCGGATTGAAGAGGTTCCTTCTTCTTCTCGTCGAGCTTCTTCGGCGAAgatttcttcttcctcctcctcgtgTTCTTCATGGTAGAAAAACAGATCTGGTGAGAAGCGAAAGGAGGAAGAAGGTTTTAGAAGAAGCTGAAAGGATTCAAGGAGGGAGCTGAGATTTTGATGAACAAACGGTTGATTCTTTTCAATGGAGACTTTTGTTCTTTCGGCTTTGAAGAGAGAGAATCTGAACTTTGAAACCAAATACCAATAATtattggaggaaaaataaataaataaattaataaataattgacATGCATTAATCACTACTATAGGGCTAATTGTTTTTAATATTAGAGTTTGTGTTTGTTTGAGCatcattattttgaaaaaagatctttttttttattttttagtgtgtttaataactttttaataataaaagtaaaagtattagaaaaataaaaaaatatctttttttagaattaactgacattttttttaaaagatcttttttttaaatatttttcatgtaataaataaataaaaaagtacttttatattataatactcaaacataattgataaataaaaagatctttttgtataagatatccaaatataaaattacttttacttttccataagatcttttaaaaaaagataaatcgaaaaaaaatcttttcttagaagctcactCAAACAAGTCCTTGTTTTGTTCAtcttcgaaaaatattttttttaaattatatttttttaaaaattttttataaaaataaaaataattttatatttggatattttatataaaaaattttatttattaattatatttaaataaaataagataaaaatatttttttatttatttattatataaaaatatatttttaaaaaaattaaataaaacataaattataatttgtttaaaaaatatttttttatttttttaatatttttattattattaaaaatttattaaatacactaaataaaatttttttatcaatttaatgtcATTTAAACAAGTCCTCAATGTAATCTATAGTTGTGATATAACTGTATTTTCCTGATATATATATTGAAGACATGGAAAAAATAAACGTTGTGGacgatttataaaaaattaaaaaaacaaaaacaacaaataGAGGGAACGATTACtgcaaaaagcaaaaataaaattttttttcgacaAACAAAAAAATTCTTTGGGATGCTATTATTATAAaagaggaaaaacaaaaaaggcTCAGGGATAGTAAATACAAATActagtaatttttatttattgatttatagACACTTTATGCAAAGCACAAgatcaaatatttaattaaaatagcctgttaaaatttaattattagtcaaattaattttctaagttttcaCTCAATTAAACtaggtttttaattatttatattccattatttttcatttaattgtatttATACTGGTTAAAAATTTTCATGAAACTATAAACTTGTTtggatgaatttttttaaaaatatttttttaggtttttttaattgagaaaaattaaagtaatttgatgattaaatatcttatgaagaagtattttttatcaattaattatgtttgagtataataatataaaaatatttatttatttattatattaaaatatttttttaaaacataaaatttgtttttttaaatctttttaatttttctaattttttgttttatttaaaaaatttatcaaacacattaaaatttttagaaaaatatattaaaaatgatttttttcttctctcttaaaatttgtttgggtgagctttaaaaaatatatatttttttgaatgattttttttattttttaagaaaataaaataattttatgtttaaaaatctcatataaaaaatttttttatttgtgaattatatttggtataataatataaaagtatttttatttatttattatgtgaataaaaaatatttttctaaaaaaatataaattatagtcTCTAAAAAAAgatgcatttttatttttctaatatttttatttttactattaaaaatttgctaaacatactaaaaataaaaaattattaaaaaaatcttttttcaaaaacttaacaACATTGAAACAAACTCTTAATGATAAACAACAAAGCACcaagtatattttaaatatatcatAAGATTTTAAAAGGATAATTTACACAACTAAATAATTTAGAGTTTAATATTACtcaaatacaataaataaaaaatgattataCTCAGGTcctgtttttaatttataaaaaccGCTACAACTTACTATTATGCATCGTGCCTTACCTAAAAAATGAAGAAAAGCATAAATAGAAAGGGATTTATGTACAAAACTCGTGCATGCATAAACCGCTGTAGTAGGTAGCTATTTACGCACAAAACCCaaacctctattattatgtatggCGGTTTTATAAACATCAATTGctctataaataaattaaataccaaTAAACCAAGAATATGAAAAGTGATTcgtttgtaaaaatttaattatgttcTATAAAAAGGGTTTGACCAATAGATAATAAGGGTTTGACCATGAGAAATTGAAACTTAGTTGGTAAATTTTTGGATGAgattttttaaaccaaaaatataatgatatataatactttaattaCGAAGAGAagtaaacatttaaaaaaaatcttttataattatatatatgttgtaatttttaaaaattttggtaatGAGTAATGACAATGCTGGAGAGAATTTTAGagaattctatcttattttattaccTTTTATGGTTTTTGATTGAAATTTAAAGATGAAAATTCTTATTTTTAACAATTATTAAAACAACATTTTTATAAAGAATGTATGCTTATTTCTTTGTGCTTTGTACAATTTATAAAAAGTGTGAAAAAAACCTTAGATGATGTCATTAAGAATGTATGAGTGAAGTGGTTGTATATTTTAGTCGTGTTTGCATGAACTTAATATTAGActctttgaaaattttaaaatatatcgaTATATtggtattttagtaatttttaacaattaattttaattataaaaaaatatatataatatatataattgatattaacgattaaaatttactaaaatatcgaTATATCAGTATACTTGAAAGctttatagattttttttgttattaaaaatacAAGTAAGTACAACTATTAAATTAAACAATTTGTTTATTTATATGTAtggtgtaattttcaaaaattttggtaatGACA
This window contains:
- the LOC112720009 gene encoding SMR domain-containing protein At5g58720 isoform X4 is translated as MKNTRRRKKKSSPKKLDEKKKEPLQSEEEEQPQEPEGNQITVLDDLVNSFNLSSMEEDPERASEILRKKGLVYDPSSVCSSSTSSSSSGGGGGVSDLGSTYGSSEGFVDVGYGEDVGCFKGNSRQKKKVIAATGTVSTVIGKEYVRRNKNKNKGFENNGVVDKDKAEQFLCSMLGNDSDLNLGVVRDVFCQCGYDIEKALDVLLDLTASMNEQPRNDNDNDNIYDMRFLVGHKDNLIDRRSECTSLSSESEVSDQFWSLGSFNRNYADALTSSKANSHISPGITKSELPQKVLESLFNIPKSSEHDKGTMNWRNVVKKMQSLGPEFDVSPHVSESQQPTFAKGAEYHVFREGAKQHWDSVKSYFQKASTAYAKGDRSYAAYLSDQGKEQTKIAQKADTKASHDIFIARNKGIENVITIDLHGQHVKPAMRMLKLHLLFGSYVPCCKPFTQGENGMV
- the LOC112720009 gene encoding SMR domain-containing protein At5g58720 isoform X3, yielding MKNTRRRKKKSSPKKLDEKKKEPLQSEEEEQPQEPEGNQITVLDDLVNSFNLSSMEEDPERASEILRKKGLVYDPSSVCSSSTSSSSSGGGGGVSDLGSTYGSSEGFVDVGYGEDVGCFKGNSRQKKKVIAATGTVSTVIGKEYVRRNKNKNKGFENNGVVDKDKAEQFLCSMLGNDSDLNLGVVRDVFCQCGYDIEKALDVLLDLTASMNEQPRNDNDNDNIYDMRFLVGHKDNLIDRRSECTSLSSESEVSDQFWSLGSFNRNYADALTSSKANSHISPGITKSELPQKVLESLFNIPKSSEHDKGTMNWRNVVKKMQSLGPEFDVSPHVSESQQPTFAKGAEYHVFREGAKQHWDSVKSYFQKASTAYAKGDRSYAAYLSDQGKEQTKIAQKADTKASHDIFIARNKGIENVITIDLHGQHVKPAMRMLKLHLLFGSYVPSVQTLRVITGCGSHGVGKSKLKQSVVNLLHKERMEWCEENRGTLLIKLNGWREFSFLDTDSDSDSN
- the LOC112720009 gene encoding SMR domain-containing protein At5g58720 isoform X1, which encodes MKNTRRRKKKSSPKKLDEKKKEPLQSEEEEQPQEPEGNQITVLDDLVNSFNLSSMEEDPERASEILRKKGLVYDPSSVCSSSTSSSSSGGGGGVSDLGSTYGSSEGFVDVGYGEDVGCFKGNSRQKKKVIAATGTVSTVIGKEYVRRNKNKNKGFENNGVVDKDKAEQFLCSMLGNDSDLNLGVVRDVFCQCGYDIEKALDVLLDLTASMNEQPRNDNDNDNIYDMRFLVGHKDNLIDRRSECTSLSSESEVSDQFWSLGSFNRNYADALTSSKANSHISPGITKSELPQKVLESLFNIPKSSEHDKGTMNWRNVVKKMQSLGPEFDVSPHVSESQQPTFAKGAEYHVFREGAKQHWDSVKSYFQKASTAYAKGDRSYAAYLSDQGKEQTKIAQKADTKASHDIFIARNKGIENVITIDLHGQHVKPAMRMLKLHLLFGSYVPSVQTLRVITGCGSHGVGKSKLKQSVCLSICFYPILNKVVVNLLHKERMEWCEENRGTLLIKLNGWREFSFLDTDSDSDSN
- the LOC112720009 gene encoding SMR domain-containing protein At5g58720 isoform X2, whose product is MKNTRRRKKKSSPKKLDEKKKEPLQSEEEEQPQEPEGNQITVLDDLVNSFNLSSMEEDPERASEILRKKGLVYDPSSVCSSSTSSSSSGGGGGVSDLGSTYGSSEGFVDVGYGEDVGCFKGNSRQKKKVIAATGTVSTVIGKEYVRRNKNKNKGFENNGVVDKDKAEQFLCSMLGNDSDLNLGVVRDVFCQCGYDIEKALDVLLDLTASMNEQPRNDNDNDNIYDMRFLVGHKDNLIDRRSECTSLSSESEVSDQFWSLGSFNRNYADALTSSKANSHISPGITKSELPQKVLESLFNIPKSSEHDKGTMNWRNVVKKMQSLGPEFDVSPHVSESQQPTFAKGAEYHVFREGAKQHWDSVKSYFQKASTAYAKGDRSYAAYLSDQGKEQTKIAQKADTKASHDIFIARNKGIENVITIDLHGQHVKPAMRMLKLHLLFGSYVPSVQTLRVITGCGSHGVGKSKLKQSVCLSICFYPILNKVVHVGLNLPSQLQLVRNMILGCKPFTQGENGMV